The following proteins are encoded in a genomic region of Anomaloglossus baeobatrachus isolate aAnoBae1 chromosome 6, aAnoBae1.hap1, whole genome shotgun sequence:
- the LOC142243758 gene encoding uncharacterized protein LOC142243758 produces the protein MSDSDAGSSFRHNPRKCVCRFMSDEKMRMLEESDSKHEEEPYVASDDENYVPQVDIAEEDSDIEQEMVIEQEKEYNSDESVEDESVPQSAGDIWTAKDKTQWCSDPLPNAQTKSHNVLRQRGGPAAISNLYTAKELFKSIMTPEMCDVILRETNRKVCDAYNNKLVQRFPDNSEWPPQKSFKQFTETELHAFLGILIAAGVHRDNKENLEEMWKVAALPLIRATMSRDHF, from the exons ATGAGTGATAGTGATGCTGGATCTAGTTTCCGCCATAATCCAAGAAAATGTGTTTGCAG ATTTATGTCTGACGAAAAAATGCGAATGCTAGAAGAATCTGATTCTAAGCATGAGGAAGAACCATATGTTGCATCTGATGATGAAAACTATGTACCACAAGTGGATATTGCTGAAGAAGATTCAGACATTGAGCAAGAAATGGTTATAGAGCAGGAAAAAGAATACAACTCAGACGAAAGTGTTGAGGATGAGTCTGTGCCTCAAAGTGCAGGTGACATTTGGACTGCTAAGGATAAAACTCAATGGTGTAGTGATCCACTGCCAAATGCACAAACAAAATCTCATAATGTCCTACGACAAAGAGGTGGCCCTGCAGCAATCAGCAACCTGTATACAGCCAAAGAGCTATTCAAGTCAATAATGACTCCCGAGATGTGTGACGTCATATTACGAGAAACAAATCGAAAGGTTTGTGATGCTTACAACAACAAACTGGTACAACGTTTTCCTGATAATTCTGAATGGCCACCACAAAAATCATTCAAGCAATTTACTGAAACTGAACTCCATGCATTTTTGGGCATACTGATTGCTGCTGGTGTGCACAGAGACAACAAAGAGAATCTGGAGGAAATGTGGAAAGTTGCTGCTCTGCCTCTTATACGTGCAACCATGTCTCGTGATCACTTCTAG